From one Pedobacter faecalis genomic stretch:
- a CDS encoding PAS domain-containing sensor histidine kinase: protein MITSDMFSGEDLLLQLFNQSANETVVFNSRDLNILYVNDAMLARWNHQRSLVGQKLAEAVSGQVSPELLLRLQDAWDTGLPLNEAGLSAIPFPDSLGRTSFLVLTFNAAAEIPEHIKHYNDKLAESEARLQSIFERSPVGISVLTGPDHIIEQANEMILKIWGRTAKEVLGKPHRIARPELKGQPVYDWLDEVLRTGVKRVNSEFRVMLYDNGGLREAYVNSAYQPLKDASGNTTGVLVILDEITDMIKARQEATKVKEMLNLAMESGELGAFYYDPANNRLSGNDLLKSWFGLGHAEHLALETATAAIADEDRDRVDAAIRRALTPQSGGNYEIEYTIIHQLTGVPRMVRAKGKTLFDENGNPLSLNGTLQDITERKKDEQRKDDFIGMVSHELKTPLTSLNAYLQLLQRSARKTEDAYAEGLLEKSGLQLKKMTRMINSFLNISRLEAGKLHLDPQEFDLSALVSELEDEANTMFDSHQFIFDPGPSAMVLADRDKIGQVISNFLTNAVKYSLTGTRVEVTCRVSGGKATVRVKDEGFGIKPEDLPRIFERYFRVEDTNKFGASGFGIGLYLCAEIIERHDGHIRAESTLGQGSAFSFDLPLAR from the coding sequence ATGATCACCTCAGATATGTTTTCCGGCGAAGACCTGCTGCTGCAACTGTTTAACCAGTCGGCCAACGAAACGGTTGTTTTTAACAGCCGCGACTTGAATATCCTATATGTAAATGATGCCATGCTGGCCAGGTGGAACCATCAGCGAAGCCTCGTAGGACAAAAGCTGGCGGAGGCTGTTTCCGGTCAGGTAAGCCCGGAACTTTTGTTGAGGCTACAGGATGCATGGGACACGGGGCTTCCTTTAAATGAGGCTGGTCTTTCTGCTATACCTTTTCCCGACAGCCTGGGACGGACGTCTTTCCTGGTGCTGACTTTCAATGCTGCTGCGGAAATTCCTGAACATATTAAACATTATAACGATAAACTTGCGGAGAGTGAGGCCCGGCTGCAATCTATTTTTGAGCGGTCGCCCGTTGGCATTTCTGTATTGACTGGGCCTGATCATATCATAGAGCAGGCCAATGAAATGATCTTGAAGATATGGGGGCGTACGGCTAAAGAGGTGTTGGGGAAGCCGCACCGTATAGCCCGCCCGGAACTGAAAGGACAGCCCGTATATGATTGGCTGGACGAGGTGCTCCGGACAGGCGTAAAACGGGTTAACAGTGAGTTCAGGGTAATGCTGTATGACAATGGGGGTTTGCGGGAGGCCTATGTAAACTCTGCTTATCAGCCGCTTAAGGATGCTTCGGGAAATACCACTGGTGTACTGGTTATCCTGGACGAAATCACCGATATGATTAAGGCCAGGCAGGAGGCCACGAAGGTAAAGGAGATGCTTAACCTGGCCATGGAGTCGGGCGAGCTTGGCGCCTTCTATTACGACCCGGCCAATAACCGGCTTTCGGGCAATGATCTGCTAAAATCCTGGTTTGGGCTGGGCCATGCTGAACACCTGGCGCTGGAAACAGCTACAGCTGCCATTGCAGACGAGGACCGTGACCGTGTTGATGCTGCTATACGACGTGCACTGACCCCGCAGTCGGGAGGCAACTATGAAATTGAATATACCATTATCCATCAACTGACAGGCGTACCGCGGATGGTGCGCGCAAAGGGCAAAACCCTTTTTGATGAGAACGGTAATCCGCTGAGCCTTAACGGTACCTTGCAGGATATTACGGAAAGGAAAAAGGACGAGCAGCGCAAGGATGATTTTATCGGGATGGTAAGCCATGAGCTGAAAACACCACTTACTTCTTTAAATGCATACCTGCAGCTTTTACAACGGAGCGCACGGAAAACGGAAGATGCCTATGCGGAAGGGTTGCTGGAGAAATCTGGCCTGCAGCTGAAAAAGATGACCAGGATGATCAACAGTTTTTTGAACATATCGCGACTGGAAGCGGGCAAACTGCACCTGGATCCGCAGGAGTTCGATTTGAGTGCCTTGGTGTCTGAGCTGGAGGATGAAGCGAATACCATGTTCGACAGTCACCAGTTCATATTCGATCCGGGCCCATCGGCCATGGTGCTGGCCGACAGGGATAAGATTGGCCAGGTGATCAGTAATTTCTTGACGAACGCGGTGAAATATTCCTTAACCGGCACCCGGGTGGAAGTGACCTGCAGGGTAAGCGGCGGCAAAGCTACGGTTAGGGTGAAGGATGAGGGCTTTGGCATTAAGCCGGAGGACTTACCACGAATTTTTGAACGCTATTTCCGTGTGGAAGATACCAACAAGTTCGGCGCCTCTGGCTTTGGCATTGGCTTGTACCTCTGTGCGGAGATTATTGAAAGGCATGACGGCCACATCCGGGCCGAAAGCACATTAGGCCAGGGCTCGGCCTTTTCGTTTGACCTACCCCTGGCACGTTAG
- a CDS encoding vanadium-dependent haloperoxidase: protein MKHFLLCAALLLCLGSCKREGKYPELTNKDIAGVLEQMTQLMIHDVSNPPLAARFYAYSCISGYTVLSLNDSSVVSLKGVFNEFPEISSPPDSGAYSTQLSAILAMTGTAKRMQPSGKKFDVFEQRFLDSCRRLGFPEDVITRSQSYATQVVKQIMGYAKKDRYNRISNYPRYTPTTDEGSWHPTPPAYFAPVEPYFNTVRPFLIDSAEAFKSVPPVPYSSDKNSEFYKLLMANYIDGGSGLTQENREIAAFWDCNPFALKNEGHLMVGLKKISPGAHWVGITGIACQKEKLSFAKTMEIYTIVAAGLTDSFISCWDEKYRSNRIRPETAIRRLIDKKWKPMLQTPPFPEYMSGHSHISATTAAILTYYFGDNYSYTDDVEEPYGLKPRRFTSFNAAAKEAAMSRYWGGIHFMDGIINGVNVGRAIGEHIVGELKTNGIKPI from the coding sequence ATGAAACACTTTTTACTATGCGCAGCGCTGCTGCTTTGCCTGGGCAGTTGCAAGAGGGAGGGCAAGTATCCTGAACTCACCAACAAAGATATTGCAGGTGTGCTGGAGCAAATGACCCAGCTGATGATCCACGATGTATCCAACCCGCCGCTTGCTGCGCGTTTCTATGCATACTCGTGTATTTCGGGCTATACCGTGCTAAGTTTAAATGACTCTTCGGTGGTGTCGCTGAAAGGAGTATTCAATGAATTTCCCGAGATCAGCAGTCCGCCCGACTCCGGTGCTTACTCAACCCAGCTTAGTGCAATATTGGCAATGACGGGAACGGCTAAGCGGATGCAGCCATCGGGAAAGAAATTTGATGTATTTGAACAACGTTTCCTGGATTCGTGTCGCAGACTGGGCTTCCCGGAGGACGTGATAACCCGCTCGCAGTCGTACGCCACCCAGGTGGTAAAGCAGATCATGGGCTATGCAAAGAAGGACCGGTATAACCGGATCAGCAATTATCCGAGGTATACGCCGACAACCGATGAAGGCAGCTGGCACCCTACCCCACCTGCTTATTTTGCGCCGGTTGAGCCCTACTTTAATACGGTGAGACCTTTCCTGATCGATTCGGCAGAGGCTTTTAAATCGGTACCCCCGGTGCCTTATTCGTCGGATAAAAATTCGGAGTTCTATAAATTGCTTATGGCCAACTATATTGATGGGGGCTCGGGATTAACCCAGGAAAACCGCGAGATTGCGGCTTTCTGGGATTGCAATCCTTTTGCGCTGAAGAATGAGGGTCACCTGATGGTGGGCTTGAAGAAAATTTCGCCGGGAGCACACTGGGTAGGCATAACGGGTATAGCCTGCCAGAAGGAGAAACTCAGCTTCGCGAAGACGATGGAGATCTATACGATCGTGGCCGCTGGTTTAACGGATAGCTTTATCAGCTGCTGGGATGAGAAGTACCGCAGCAACAGGATACGTCCGGAAACGGCCATCAGGCGACTGATAGACAAGAAGTGGAAGCCTATGCTGCAAACGCCTCCCTTTCCGGAGTACATGAGCGGGCACTCGCATATTTCGGCAACCACGGCTGCGATCCTGACTTATTACTTTGGCGACAACTACAGCTATACGGATGATGTGGAGGAGCCTTATGGCTTGAAGCCAAGACGTTTTACTTCCTTTAACGCTGCCGCGAAAGAAGCTGCCATGAGTCGGTACTGGGGCGGCATCCATTTTATGGACGGCATTATAAATGGTGTGAACGTAGGCCGGGCTATTGGCGAGCATATTGTTGGGGAATTGAAGACCAACGGAATTAAGCCGATTTAG